From the Cryptomeria japonica chromosome 2, Sugi_1.0, whole genome shotgun sequence genome, one window contains:
- the LOC131051371 gene encoding GDP-mannose transporter GONST3 isoform X3, whose amino-acid sequence MSSPLPEGKVDERGEKDTEPCKELENPWHAKIQTLWQEASVYGIAAGYCISASLLSIINKWAIMKFPYPGALTALQYLTSFMAVLILGQLKYLQHDKLDLSTMWRFLPAALIFYLSLFTNSELLLHANVDTFIVFRSAVPIFVAIGETLYLKQPWPTVKTWTSLAIIFGGGVLYVITDYHFTVMAYSWALAYLVSMSIDFVYIKHVVMTIGLNTWGLVLYNNLEAFLLFPLELLIMGELKKLKHDSSEESNWYSLEVLLPVGLSCLFGLSISFFGFSCRKSISATGFTVLGIVNKLLTVVINLVIWENHATLVGTIGLLICMVGGVLYQQSTTKPRPNASDSTTNEEEKLIEMQSSDIEASSKEVVSTQSK is encoded by the coding sequence ATGTCTTCACCATTGCCTGAGGGCAAGGTAGATGAGAGAGGAGAAAAGGATACAGAACCCTGTAAAGAACTTGAGAATCCATGGCATGCAAAAATTCAAACTCTTTGGCAAGAAGCTTCTGTTTATGGAATTGCAGCTGGGTATTGCATTTCTGCTTCTTTGTTATCCATTATCAACAAATGGGCAATTATGAAATTTCCATACCCAGGAGCTTTGACagctttgcaatatttgacaaGTTTTATGGCAGTCCTTATCCTTGGTCAGCTAAAATATTTGCAGCATGATAAACTTGACCTAAGTACAATGTGGAGATTTCTACCTGCTGCCTTAATATTCTATCTGTCTCTATTTACAAATAGCGAGTTGCTGCTTCATGCAAATGTTGACACATTCATTGTATTTCGTTCTGCTGTCCCTATCTTTGTTGCTATTGGTGAAACTTTGTACTTGAAGCAGCCCTGGCCCACTGTCAAAACATGGACCTCATTAgctattatttttggaggtggtgTGCTATATGTTATAACAGATTATCATTTCACCGTTATGGCATATAGTTGGGCCTTGGCATACTTGGTAAGTATGTCGATAGATTTTGTCTATATAAAGCATGTTGTCATGACAATTGGGCTTAATACTTGGGGTTTGGTGCTATATAATAACCTGGAAGCTTTTCTTCTCTTCCCATTGGAGCTACTTATCATGGGTGAGTTGAAGAAGTTGAAGCATGACAGTTCAGAAGAATCCAATTGGTATTCTTTAGAAGTATTGTTACCAGTTGGGCTTTCCTGTTTGTTTGGATTGTCAATTTCATTTTTCGGATTTTCCTGTCGCAAGAGCATATCTGCCACAGGTTTTACAGTTTTAGGCATTGTGAATAAGCTTCTTACTGTTGTAATAAATCTCGTCATATGGGAGAACCATGCAACACTTGTAGGAACAATTGGGCTGTTAATATGCATGGTTGGAGGAGTTCTTTATCAACAGTCAACTACTAAGCCTCGTCCTAATGCTTCTGACTCTACTACAAATGAAGAAGAAAAGCTGATAGAAATGCAATCCTCAGATATAGAGGCTTCTTCAAAAGAGGTGGTTTCAACACAATCAAAGTAA
- the LOC131051371 gene encoding GDP-mannose transporter GONST3 isoform X1 produces the protein MNMDKSSLPLQMSSPLPEGKVDERGEKDTEPCKELENPWHAKIQTLWQEASVYGIAAGYCISASLLSIINKWAIMKFPYPGALTALQYLTSFMAVLILGQLKYLQHDKLDLSTMWRFLPAALIFYLSLFTNSELLLHANVDTFIVFRSAVPIFVAIGETLYLKQPWPTVKTWTSLAIIFGGGVLYVITDYHFTVMAYSWALAYLVSMSIDFVYIKHVVMTIGLNTWGLVLYNNLEAFLLFPLELLIMGELKKLKHDSSEESNWYSLEVLLPVGLSCLFGLSISFFGFSCRKSISATGFTVLGIVNKLLTVVINLVIWENHATLVGTIGLLICMVGGVLYQQSTTKPRPNASDSTTNEEEKLIEMQSSDIEASSKEVVSTQSK, from the coding sequence ATGTCTTCACCATTGCCTGAGGGCAAGGTAGATGAGAGAGGAGAAAAGGATACAGAACCCTGTAAAGAACTTGAGAATCCATGGCATGCAAAAATTCAAACTCTTTGGCAAGAAGCTTCTGTTTATGGAATTGCAGCTGGGTATTGCATTTCTGCTTCTTTGTTATCCATTATCAACAAATGGGCAATTATGAAATTTCCATACCCAGGAGCTTTGACagctttgcaatatttgacaaGTTTTATGGCAGTCCTTATCCTTGGTCAGCTAAAATATTTGCAGCATGATAAACTTGACCTAAGTACAATGTGGAGATTTCTACCTGCTGCCTTAATATTCTATCTGTCTCTATTTACAAATAGCGAGTTGCTGCTTCATGCAAATGTTGACACATTCATTGTATTTCGTTCTGCTGTCCCTATCTTTGTTGCTATTGGTGAAACTTTGTACTTGAAGCAGCCCTGGCCCACTGTCAAAACATGGACCTCATTAgctattatttttggaggtggtgTGCTATATGTTATAACAGATTATCATTTCACCGTTATGGCATATAGTTGGGCCTTGGCATACTTGGTAAGTATGTCGATAGATTTTGTCTATATAAAGCATGTTGTCATGACAATTGGGCTTAATACTTGGGGTTTGGTGCTATATAATAACCTGGAAGCTTTTCTTCTCTTCCCATTGGAGCTACTTATCATGGGTGAGTTGAAGAAGTTGAAGCATGACAGTTCAGAAGAATCCAATTGGTATTCTTTAGAAGTATTGTTACCAGTTGGGCTTTCCTGTTTGTTTGGATTGTCAATTTCATTTTTCGGATTTTCCTGTCGCAAGAGCATATCTGCCACAGGTTTTACAGTTTTAGGCATTGTGAATAAGCTTCTTACTGTTGTAATAAATCTCGTCATATGGGAGAACCATGCAACACTTGTAGGAACAATTGGGCTGTTAATATGCATGGTTGGAGGAGTTCTTTATCAACAGTCAACTACTAAGCCTCGTCCTAATGCTTCTGACTCTACTACAAATGAAGAAGAAAAGCTGATAGAAATGCAATCCTCAGATATAGAGGCTTCTTCAAAAGAGGTGGTTTCAACACAATCAAAGTAA
- the LOC131051371 gene encoding GDP-mannose transporter GONST3 isoform X2, whose amino-acid sequence MQHQMSSPLPEGKVDERGEKDTEPCKELENPWHAKIQTLWQEASVYGIAAGYCISASLLSIINKWAIMKFPYPGALTALQYLTSFMAVLILGQLKYLQHDKLDLSTMWRFLPAALIFYLSLFTNSELLLHANVDTFIVFRSAVPIFVAIGETLYLKQPWPTVKTWTSLAIIFGGGVLYVITDYHFTVMAYSWALAYLVSMSIDFVYIKHVVMTIGLNTWGLVLYNNLEAFLLFPLELLIMGELKKLKHDSSEESNWYSLEVLLPVGLSCLFGLSISFFGFSCRKSISATGFTVLGIVNKLLTVVINLVIWENHATLVGTIGLLICMVGGVLYQQSTTKPRPNASDSTTNEEEKLIEMQSSDIEASSKEVVSTQSK is encoded by the coding sequence ATGTCTTCACCATTGCCTGAGGGCAAGGTAGATGAGAGAGGAGAAAAGGATACAGAACCCTGTAAAGAACTTGAGAATCCATGGCATGCAAAAATTCAAACTCTTTGGCAAGAAGCTTCTGTTTATGGAATTGCAGCTGGGTATTGCATTTCTGCTTCTTTGTTATCCATTATCAACAAATGGGCAATTATGAAATTTCCATACCCAGGAGCTTTGACagctttgcaatatttgacaaGTTTTATGGCAGTCCTTATCCTTGGTCAGCTAAAATATTTGCAGCATGATAAACTTGACCTAAGTACAATGTGGAGATTTCTACCTGCTGCCTTAATATTCTATCTGTCTCTATTTACAAATAGCGAGTTGCTGCTTCATGCAAATGTTGACACATTCATTGTATTTCGTTCTGCTGTCCCTATCTTTGTTGCTATTGGTGAAACTTTGTACTTGAAGCAGCCCTGGCCCACTGTCAAAACATGGACCTCATTAgctattatttttggaggtggtgTGCTATATGTTATAACAGATTATCATTTCACCGTTATGGCATATAGTTGGGCCTTGGCATACTTGGTAAGTATGTCGATAGATTTTGTCTATATAAAGCATGTTGTCATGACAATTGGGCTTAATACTTGGGGTTTGGTGCTATATAATAACCTGGAAGCTTTTCTTCTCTTCCCATTGGAGCTACTTATCATGGGTGAGTTGAAGAAGTTGAAGCATGACAGTTCAGAAGAATCCAATTGGTATTCTTTAGAAGTATTGTTACCAGTTGGGCTTTCCTGTTTGTTTGGATTGTCAATTTCATTTTTCGGATTTTCCTGTCGCAAGAGCATATCTGCCACAGGTTTTACAGTTTTAGGCATTGTGAATAAGCTTCTTACTGTTGTAATAAATCTCGTCATATGGGAGAACCATGCAACACTTGTAGGAACAATTGGGCTGTTAATATGCATGGTTGGAGGAGTTCTTTATCAACAGTCAACTACTAAGCCTCGTCCTAATGCTTCTGACTCTACTACAAATGAAGAAGAAAAGCTGATAGAAATGCAATCCTCAGATATAGAGGCTTCTTCAAAAGAGGTGGTTTCAACACAATCAAAGTAA